TGAACAAGAAAGTGATTTAGTAAGGGCAGTAATAGAAAGCAAATTGAATTGAAATTGTGGTACGTATAGGACGTCATTAAGAACAAGATTACTGGCCAGTTGAACCGAACCAACATGAGTAACattaattgaaaatttatttggaaGAACTACTTTGGAATTgatttgtttgattgtggtaAAAAGAGACATGGAGCAACAGATGTGATGTGTAGCTCCTGTATCCATTACCCAATCCAGGTGCTGAATAACAGAAGAAGAATCAAACAAAGAAAAAATACCATTGAAGCAAGACAATGAGGACTCGTGCTGTTGTCGTTCCAAAGTGGAATTACTCATTGTGTGAATCTTGGAGCTCAAGAGTTCAATTAGCTGATTACACTGACTATGATTGAGAGAATCAACAGATGCAGTTGAAACAGGTTCTGGAGAAACATTAGTTTGACATGCTTGAGCTCTTCTAGAAAATGGCTTTAATCCAAACTTGGGGTGTCCAGGAGGAAAGCCATGCAACTTGTAACACTTGTCTACTGTGTGATTAGTGTAGCTGCAATGAGAACAAACCTTATCACTTTTACCTTTGGTACTGATAAACTTTCTGGTGGTACCTACAGCAGCGGATGCACTCGAGGCAAATGAAGTGTCAAGGTCCAGTTTGGTAGTACCAGCAGTAATGGACCTCTGTGTCTCCTCCTGAGTTACAAGAGAAAATACCTTGGCAATACCAGGGAGAGGATCAATTAACAAGATTTGTGCGCGCACCTGTGTATAAGAATCATTCAAACCCATTAGAAACTGCATAACACATTCCTGATTGTGGTAATTCACCCAATCTTTCATCGATCCACAGCTGCAAAGTGAAGCCGGCTGATAATCTTTCAATTCATCCCAAAGTGTTCGCAACTTTGTGTAATAAGAATTAACATTTAGAGATCCTTGATTGAGAGCACTGAGTAGTTTCTTAATTTGATAAATCCTTGGCGCATTGCTCTGTTTGAACCGATCACGAAGATCAGCCCAAACCTCGTGACTAGTAGACATATACATGAGACTATCAGCAATTTCACGAGCAACCGCATTCAAAATCCATGAGATCACCATACTATTACATCGAACCCAAGCGCCGTACAAGAGATCATCGGGTGAAGGGTGAACCATAGTATTATCCACAAAAACAAATTTATTCTTGGCAGTTAAAGCCATGGCCATAGCTCTGCTCCAGGTGTTATAATTCGAACCAGAAAGCGGATGAGATACAAGAATAAGACCTGGATGATCGCCATTTTGTAGGAAGTACGGATTACTTGAATCTTCAGCAAATGTGCGATTCGCGGAAGCAAGATTTGAGCTGCTGTTACTCGGCTGACCTCCAGCTTTCACCATTATGAGAAATCGAATTAATCAAGGAATGAAGCTGATGATTTTGAAGTCGAAGCGAAGATCAATCAGAgttttgctctgataccatattagGAAAATGAATTTATTGATAAGGAAACCACAAAATTCATGTTGCGGTTAAGAGCAATTACAGAAGAACATCTTATTAATTTGGGCTACCTAACTCCCACTATTTATACTACTCAACTAATTGACTGTGTGTGTGCTGACTATACACTGTGTAAGTGAGTCACTAATCACACATCAGCTCCATGTAATCAGCTGTATCTATTCTAAcaataccgatattcacaataaaaagtaatacttttcatggatgacccaaataagatatttgtctcacaaaatacgaccgtgagatcgtctcacacaagttttttctcAATGTTAAATATGAGTtgtaatatattaaaaaatggcGTAAATTGGTGTATTGATGTAATTATGTGTGATATGTTTGAGTACAATATGATATGTTATATGtagaaatttataaatttaagaGTTTGTAAACTTTGACATTTTAATCTTGGTAAAATGTACGTGCATATTGTAATGTATAAAAGGTTTATTGTTCATATTTGAAAACTGATTGGATATCCAAAACGAATGCCTtgagtattattatttttcggTTAAAGCCATATGTATTATGATTACagtgatttttttatatatatttgcagTTGTACAAGTATTATTTCATGATAGAATTGCGcgtaagaaaataaaaaatgcgAAATTAGAAGGAATTTATAGAAGTGAAAATAGTTAGAAAAATAATTGAGTAAGGGCAAAAGTGGAAACAATTTAATAACATGTCTTAAATTGGACATACAATATATGCAGTATGCTCATCTTAAAATCTAGTCATATATCTACTCCGCAAATAGTATACTATAGATTTGATAATAGAGTATCCATATTTAATTCATGATAGCGATTTTAAGGTTTTCACACCTAACAACATTATTGTCGTTGGTAGATTTATGAATTTAGTAACTTTTACTTAAATATTAATTGTGATGTGATTTATTAAACAATCAATACAAGCACTTAAAACCttagtttaataaaaaaaatttgaaaacacGTTAATGTAGACAAGATCTGGACAGatataaagttttttttatttaagaatTTGGTTGACATATTTATAACTTTGATAACCTCAAttttttaagatatttaaacatgagaattaatttaattcataATATAACCAAATAGATTACTACAATGAGATATtaataaaagaaattaaattatatgaaTAGAAGTTTTTTGGAGCTCGTAATAAGAAGAAAGAAAAGTTTTGTAGCATGTAAGTAAAAGAAATTTATGAGAGGCAATTGATGTAgtgtaaagaaaataaaatgtaaATACACATATGTAAGAAGTCGAAAGTAGTTTCTATATACGTAGGTTTGATAAAGTATAATCTAAAACTTTTAATAAGTTTACAAATATGCTTTACAACTAAACATTGTCTATACTATACGATAATtgttttataattcatttaatGAACATGCTAGTTTTGATGGAGTTCGTTGGTATATGCGCTGAAAACTTTGGGTAATCTTATTCATTTGGAGAGACTTAATATGTGTAACAACGCTACATACTAaaatctaaaataatataataaatgaaaaggtaaataaataatgaaaatatgAGAAGTTAGATTACATCGAGTCAAAATATAagcaaaaaatattaatcacgACATTAAAGACTAAATagaaaacatatcaaaatattaaagattAAATCGAGAATTATCCCAAAACAACATAACTTGTTAGGATGAAATTAATGATATTTCAAAAAAGTTTACCATTCCCCTAGTATTTTTCTACAttcattataatttttaatttttatataataatatgtttcacaacataaattattatacatatatcgtttttaaaattttaaattttaatataatctgTATTTTTTTATGTGAAGAGGTTGTTAATATTAAATCTATGTTCTAGATTTTGTTTactgaatttaaaattttcctttatatataggcaaaaacttgtgtgagacagtctcacgagtcgtattttgtgagacgaatatcttatttggatcatccatgaaaaaatattacttgttatgctaatagtattcctttttattgtaaatattgacaggattgacccgtctcacagataaagaatcgtgagatcgtctaacaagatacctactcatatgtatatatatatatgtatgtgtgtgtgactATTAATGATAATCTATACTTTAATTCATATTGTCTCTtgttgaaaaattattattaaaatatcattGTTTGGATATCATTTTGATAAACgttgtaatttttaaaattttattgtatatatttatttgataaaattattattttttaaaatatttaacgaTCCAATTAGAATTAGTCATATGTGTAATGTGTGTATGAGCTTTCACCGGCCCAAGATTTCTGATAAGCTCGCAATCAAATTCCCGAATTAGTCAAACCCTAAATTCAGATTTTCATTTCCGTCGACTTTGTTCTCGAATTAATCCGAAAATGTTGAGGCACGCAGCTAATAGGGTTCTCGGCCAAGGACTACGATCTACGGCGACTTCCCCTGCGACGGTCGCGGCGCGCATGTACCATGAGAGGGTGGTGGATCACTACAACAATCCTCGGAACGTCGGATCGTTCGATAAGAGCGATCCGAATGTCGGGACGGGTCTGGTGGGAGCCCCTGCTTGTGGCGACGTCATGAAATTGCAGATTAGAGTCGATGAGGAGAGTGGGAAAATCGTCGATGCTTGTTTTAAGACCTTTGGGTGCGGCTCTGCAATCGCCTCTTCTTCCGTTGGTACGTTAGTGGATGAAAtcaatgaattatattaaaatcacATCTTGTCTGTCTGAGCTAGGTTTACGTGTTTTGATTTTCCTAGCAACGTAAACATATAACAGATCATGTTTGGGTAAAAGGAATATCTGAATGCTAGCACTACAACTACTGTCTGTGTGTGTTCGTTATGTTCGTCCCTGTGTTTCCGCTTATTGACTTTGGCACTTGTTTTAGTTAAacaatttgtaatttttatttCAGCCACCGAATGGGTGAAAGGTAAACAGATGGAGGAAGTCATGTCAATCAAGAATACGTGAGTCCCACTCTTTTCCTTGTTCTACTGACTGCATCTATTAGGGTTGTATTTTTCTGTTTGTCCGTGAACTCCTGCATCATGTGCATTGATATGTACTACTTGATTTCTTTCTGCTTTGTAATGTTTGCTTGGCCAGACATATGCTGCTTTTGCAATACATGGCCTAAAGGTGGGTGTCTATCTCCTCCTTTTATATAATTTGGTTTGATTACAAATGCGCCAGTTCGCTCTTCACTCCTCCATTTTCCCCTCGATAGTTTTGCTATATTATTCTTAGATGCTTTGCTGTATCATAGAATTACATCATGGTCTATGTGAGTTTTTTGTTGTATTTCTTCATGACTTATTATTAACGGTCATTCCTTGGGGTGATCATGATGAAACATGCATAGAAGAGCCATATCCGTTGTTTTGTTTCcgaatttaatgtaatacacAATGAAGTTCGGTAAGAATACCGGTAAATGAAATTTTGAACTAAGTAGCAGTCACGTGTATTTTTCTCTTTTGTGTTACTTTTAGGCCCAttgcatttttttctttttgttcaagTTTTCTCTGTCTGAAGTTCTCACATCTAATTTTCATGATTTTAGATTATTTATCTGGGTAGATCCATGATAGAACTGGATACTCTTTCTTTGTAGTTTTTATACTACTTATGGTGGAATACTGTTAACCCTCTAATGAGGTGTTCTCTGGATTGCCCCAGATGGAAGTTCTAAAATTGTACATTTTACATGGCTCAAATGATTCTTTGACGAcagaaatatttttttgctTATTTTATGATCTGCATGGAGTAGAAAGAAATAGTAAACAACCAAGAAATCTTATTATTCTCTCTGAATACAGTTCTGAGTGTATTTCAACTAGCAAGCCATCTGGTTCAGTAGTTGTTGGATATGATTATCGATATTTAGATGATATTAGGCTTCTAACCAATTGGATTAAAAAAAGTCAGGAATTTGGTGCAGAGAGTAATAATTTTGACAGACAAACAAATTTTGTCATGTTTATATATTTGGTTATATTCGTATTGTTGGCCTTGCGAGTCCATAATAAAAATACTTATTTGTTAATGGCAAGCGTACCTTTGTTGACTTGGATCGTGATTTGTGATTTTGGTACGAAACCATTTATTTTACCCCACAATTTCATACATCCTTCTTTTTCTCCTATGCGTGCTGAATGTGTTTTTCCTTGAtgatattcaaaatacagaGAAATTGCAAAACATCTTTCTCTTCCACCTGTGAAACTCCACTGCAGCATGCTTGCTGAGGATGCAATTAAGGCTGCTGTCAAAGATTACGATGCCAAGCGTTCCAAGTCAAACGGAGGTCAGGCGGCCCCTCCTGTGGAGAAAGCTGCTGATGTCTGAGGAAGTTTATGTATTGCTGCTATTTACACATTACTCAAAAGCTCATGTATTGTATTTAAGGACAAGGACATAGTCCTTGTAGATTTACGTCTGCGTTTTTATATTCTTGCATTTTCGTTTGAGCAGCGTATGTATATATAATACACTCTTTGTGTGTATGTGAGAATAAAGAAGCCTTACTTCTCAAGGCAACAAGGCTCGCGTTTTTGAGCAAATGCCATAAAATTATAATACCAGTCGTCTTTCATGTGCGTGGGAGCATTAAATGTTATTAGTAGACCAACACAGAGAGCAGAGTGAGAGAAAACAAGAACATGGTCCACTCGGAATTTTGGCACGTGAAAGAAATGTTTGTCCTCGTAGATTTTCTGTGCACATTGGCTACTCATTTAGTTATTCTGCTGATAATGATATACATTTTTAGTTTTTGTTTTCATATATATcaagatatttttattttgattttttgtcTTTTTAGGCGTTTTAATTATTGCACGCcttttttatgtttaaattatttgtaGTAGTATCTAAATTTTCTTTGCATATTGACCAGCCACAAACGATTACTGATTCAGAACCAAAATGGATTTTCCAACTCATGACGACTTGCAAATTCATTACCGTGTGTCtgatgtataaattaatgtttgtGTTCTAAAGAAATGATACGAGAAGAAAAGTCAAATCTTGCTTGTTCAAAGAATGATTATTTATAAAAGAATCAAGAATGCAATAAAATCTACAGTTCTATCTCCAATTGAAGATGTCAAAggttaaaaaataaatacaacTTGACTATGTCCAGATCTTGAATTAATCCGTCCACCTCCGTTTAATCCCTTGCTGGATACTTGATCCAACGAGACCAGCAGAATTTTAGTAAAAAATTTTTAGATTTCTCGGGCTAATTCACCGATTTGTTAGCAAATTTTGGAAGTTGAATAAGCATCACAGTTATGTCGTCAATGGCGCCTCTCGAAGCTGAAAGATCAACAAGTTTTTTACAGGCAGACAGTGCCATCGGCTTATCAAGGTTTGAGACCAGAGGTCGGGCGATATCAATGGCTTCTTGATTGCTGACCTGCAATGCAACAAGAAAGGGAGTCAGCATCCAAAAGAAAGTGTGTGTTTCAAAAACCTCTAAACAAAACATTTTAGATCAAATATAATTTGATTTACCTTATCCCATAGTCCATCCGAAGCTAGAAGAAGGAACTCGTGCTCGGGTTTAAGCTTAAGGATCCGTGTGTCTGGTTCTGCCGTGATCCATTGCTTAAGGTACTGGTCTCCAATAGCTCTGGAGACTGCTAAAGATCCTAAAACTCTCCAGACGCCATTGCGGTTTTCAACAAATCCACCCTGTTACATCAAACCAGGCAATCTAAAGATTAATTGCTGGACACATGATAATATCTAAAGTTCTATGCAAACGAATACAAAAACATAAGAATGAAGTGAAGCTGGGATGTCTACGGCTTGCTTACCAGAGCCTCAATTCTGTCTCTCTCGTCTTCACGAGAAGGGCGGTGATCAGAAGTGAGCGACTCAGCAACCCCACCTCTGCTGACAACTGCACGACAGTCACCGGCGTTGGATACAACTAGATTGCCTTGTCTAATCAATGCTGTCACACAGCATGTTCCACCCTGCTGATCTTGCATGAGAAATTCGGAATCCGTGGTCAAGAAACCTTTCTTAACCGCGAATTCAATTCCTTCGTCATGTTCCCTTCTTTCTAATTCATGTACGACGTTCTTGACCAAGTTCTCGGCTGCAAACTCAGCAGCTTTTACGCCTCCATGCCCATCAAAAACACCAAAGAAAGCCTGCAAATTGTAAGAGATGGCCCGATCAATCATCAATATATCCCGTATCAAGACATCTAAACTTTTTATTATCTTGTTTACAACCTCTCAACACATTCAGTCTCCTGTTTTAATCTCCATAACATCGCTGAAAAAATTCAGTTCAATGTTTCTCATTTTTTATACCTTCAAATAACTCCTATCTTCCCCACAAACCAGTTAATACACGGTGGAACACAGGCTAACAGGGAATTAACCAAAATCAAAtgaaaaagtttaaaattttgttcttcagtttcttctttttctttttcaaaaaattatataaatttcgttcCAAAAAACGTCAAGCCTTAACCAAAGATTAAATTGCTCGATTACCTCAgatgaaaaacaaacaaatCGAAATTAATCCACGCGAAAgtaaaacaaatcaatacaGAAACTGacgggaaaaaaaaaacaaagaaaggGGGGAAAAAGGATTTAACAGCATCAAAACATGAATTACCTGATCCGAATCACCATGAAGATCCACGACAGCAGCGTACCGATCCTCCATCACCTCCCTCCTTCCCTTCTTACAACACGCGGAAAACCCATCTCCCTCCACCTCCACCCACTCCGCCGTCGCCTCTGTCTCCCTTTTCACCGACGAATCCACCAAACCCATCGGAATATCCAATCTTGGCGGCCTCTTCCTCTTCAAAACAGCCGGAAAATCACCACCAGCCGAAGCCCTGATGAGCCCACTTGGCGAAGACGTCTTCTGGACCCGAAAAAGCCTCGGAGACGAACAAGACTTCGGAGAACACATACAAGAAGACGAAGAAGGTGAAAAAACCGGAGAATTTGATACTGCAACAGTACAAGAAGTCATTTTTCAGATCTCTCTCTCTCTAGACACTGCTATAACGGTTCAAAATTGGGATGTTAATGTTAAGAAATGGGTAGAGAATCGAAATGGGTATATATAGTGGGGAGACCCCACAGCGGAATACGTGTTCCTTCTCTGTGTTTGTTCTGTCAAATTCTTCGGATGGTTCATTTTTCAGACGTCGTGTAGGCTTGACTGAATTATTGAAGAAAATAGCTTTTTAACTATTCTTTCTTTGGAAACTTCTTTTTTAATAAATACGGATTTACcaaattaaaattagtttaattaGCGTAGACCGGGCCGGTATTGACAGGTTCGAGTTTGTCAGGCCGGGCATTTATTTCGACTACCCAGtcttaatttttctttttcttttttatcttttCCACCGAAACTAAACATTTTCAATGAAAATGGTCATATTCCTTTTGAAATAGTCATATCTTTATTGAAACACAAAAATGTTTGgattatttattgatttttctttAAGTAGTATGAAACGTTTCATTGTTGATAGTGGAATGAGTACAATAACTGTGTGTTCGGCAACCAAGATTGGGGAGGATTTATAGGATTTGGATTTCAAAACCTTATTTTTACGGTTTGGCAAAgtgattcaaaaaaaaaaatttcggatttttttaaaatttcatgggaTTTCCATGAGTATATCCAAATCCATCAAATCTGATAAGATTTGGTGGGATttggattttaaaaatatactatTACTTTTATCCAAATAAAATTGATTTGGGCACCATGATTCACGCAAACTTCACTGCATTTTCGGTGGTTTTGTTAATATGCTTCTTTGCTCCACCAACAGgcctctctctctttttttttttttttgaaaattcaagAAACCTTCTGATTccaaatttcaatatttttaaaatagttaattaCTCTTAaagaattaatatatttatcttttatttataaTGCCGACTGATTGatgaataataattaatttttgaatttacatacacaaataatagataataattattaatttctaAACTTCTTTGTGTTATTTATGTTTAGATGATTTTTAAGGCTAGcttagtaaaattttaaaattccaaaTTCGAATCTTTTTTCCTCCAAACAAGAAATATATTTGTAAAtagcatttttaaattttaaaccgAACACCAAATGAAatttcaaatacttgattttttaAATCCAATTCCAAATCCATGTTTTAAAAGAACGAAACAAATTATAAGTTTTATCTTGCAGCAGAACATCATGTCATGTCTAACTTTTCGTAAAAGTAGAAAACTATTTAAAGAGGAATATTCATTTGTAATCATTACGCAACATTATCCGAGTGAAATAGAAGTTCTCTTTTCAATTCTCCTAAATCTAACTTTGATACTATCCGTGTTTGCTTGTCTCACCAGCTCTCAAGAATACTGCTAAATTATGCAAGTTTTTATGAATTgtgaattaaattatatttatcatCCTCCATTTGATCAATTTGATCAGAtcaaattaaccaaaaattagAAGACTAAAACACAAACTTGACTAATCAACGTaataaaagagagaaaaagtaaagttaaaaacaaaaatttatgtgagacgatctcacgggtcgtattttgtgtaacagatctcttatttgagtcatccatgaaaaatattacttcttattgtaaatatcagtagagttgactcatctcacagataaaaattcgtgtaaccatctcacaaaagacatactcaAAATTGTGATACATCCCTCAGGAATTGACTTCAACCCTAAGTTTTGAAATATGATAAAGATAATGCCACCGCCCCAACTAGGAAACCCCACGAAGAATATGAAAATTATACTGTAGAAAGATTGACTTGTTGGACTTTTGTG
This window of the Primulina tabacum isolate GXHZ01 chromosome 12, ASM2559414v2, whole genome shotgun sequence genome carries:
- the LOC142520103 gene encoding putative protein phosphatase 2C 25 is translated as MTSCTVAVSNSPVFSPSSSSCMCSPKSCSSPRLFRVQKTSSPSGLIRASAGGDFPAVLKRKRPPRLDIPMGLVDSSVKRETEATAEWVEVEGDGFSACCKKGRREVMEDRYAAVVDLHGDSDQAFFGVFDGHGGVKAAEFAAENLVKNVVHELERREHDEGIEFAVKKGFLTTDSEFLMQDQQGGTCCVTALIRQGNLVVSNAGDCRAVVSRGGVAESLTSDHRPSREDERDRIEALGGFVENRNGVWRVLGSLAVSRAIGDQYLKQWITAEPDTRILKLKPEHEFLLLASDGLWDKVSNQEAIDIARPLVSNLDKPMALSACKKLVDLSASRGAIDDITVMLIQLPKFANKSVN
- the LOC142520102 gene encoding iron-sulfur cluster assembly protein 1-like yields the protein MLRHAANRVLGQGLRSTATSPATVAARMYHERVVDHYNNPRNVGSFDKSDPNVGTGLVGAPACGDVMKLQIRVDEESGKIVDACFKTFGCGSAIASSSVATEWVKGKQMEEVMSIKNTEIAKHLSLPPVKLHCSMLAEDAIKAAVKDYDAKRSKSNGGQAAPPVEKAADV